In Hallerella porci, the following proteins share a genomic window:
- a CDS encoding DUF4372 domain-containing protein, translating to MTIVQFAIKNKLKSTMECRNFTGQPIYAQITKYLSKGEILGQSRSVGGERYVKKFDGFQHLLVLLFAVFKNYRSLREILTGVNTEARHLWHAGFTGPLKMSTFSDANNRRPCKFFEAVYKSLYEKFGRFLPDSRDYEWAQKLYVMDSTTISLFSNVLKGAGRNPKIGRKNGG from the coding sequence TTGACTATTGTTCAGTTTGCAATCAAAAACAAGCTCAAAAGCACTATGGAATGTAGAAATTTTACCGGACAGCCGATATACGCACAAATCACAAAATACCTCTCCAAAGGCGAAATTCTGGGGCAATCCCGCAGCGTTGGCGGGGAACGCTATGTCAAGAAGTTCGACGGGTTCCAGCACCTGCTCGTGCTGTTGTTCGCTGTATTCAAAAATTACAGGTCCCTGCGCGAAATCCTTACGGGAGTGAACACGGAAGCGAGGCACCTGTGGCACGCCGGGTTCACGGGACCGCTGAAGATGAGCACTTTCTCCGACGCGAACAACAGACGCCCCTGCAAGTTCTTCGAGGCCGTCTACAAGTCGCTCTACGAAAAGTTCGGCCGTTTTTTACCGGACAGCCGCGACTATGAGTGGGCGCAGAAACTGTACGTGATGGACTCCACGACCATATCGCTGTTCTCGAACGTCCTGAAGGGAGCCGGACGAAACCCGAAAATCGGCAGGAAGAACGGCGG